One Polaribacter sp. SA4-12 genomic window carries:
- a CDS encoding adenosylcobalamin-dependent ribonucleoside-diphosphate reductase: MKTETVMTPRKTYSRDEALAAALNYFKGDELAASVWLNKYALKDSLDNIYESTPDEMHTRIASEIARVEQKYANPLTEEEIFDAIKNFKYIVPQGSPMAGIGNPFQIASLSNCFVIGNNGESDSYGGIMKIDQEQVQLMKRRGGVGHDLSHIRPKGSPVKNSALTSTGIVPFMERYSNSTREVAQDGRRGALMLSVSINHPDAEDFIDAKLEQGKVTGANVSVRIDDAFMKAVKADDKYTQKYPINSKNPVYTKEIEANKIWSKIVHNAWKSAEPGILFWDTIINESVPDCYADLGYKTVSTNPCGEIPLCPYDSCRLLAMNLFSYVENPFTDKAEFNFELFKKHIAIAQRMMDDIIDLELEKIDGIIAKIDSDPEEDDVKATERNLWANIKHKANEGRRTGIGITAEGDMLAALGIRYGSEEGNTFSTEVHKVLGIETYRASVNLAKERGAFAIFDADREKNNPFILRIKKADPELYYEMLEHGRRNIALLTIAPTGTTSLMTQTSSGIEPVFMPVYKRRKKVNPNDKGTRVDFVDELGDSWEEYVVFHHRFKQWMDVNNIDSSKNFSQEEINELVKQSPYYKATSNDIDWDSKVRMQGAIQKWVDHSISVTVNLPNDATEALVGELYLKAWEVGCKGVTVYRDGSRSGVLISADEKKDETKKEPKVFPNKRPLVLEADVVRFQNNKEKWIAFIGLVDGKPYEIFTGLADDEDGILIPRWAESGVIIKSRNEDGSSRYDFQYENKRGYKTTIEGLSHKFNPEFWNYAKLISGTMRHGMPIDKTIELIGSLQLDSAFINSWKNGVARALKRYVEDGTTAKGHTCDNCDSVNLIYQEGCLTCKDCGSSKCG; this comes from the coding sequence ATGAAAACTGAAACTGTAATGACACCTCGAAAAACCTACTCAAGAGACGAAGCTTTAGCTGCTGCACTTAACTACTTTAAGGGCGATGAATTAGCTGCAAGTGTGTGGTTAAATAAATATGCTCTAAAAGATTCTTTAGACAATATTTATGAAAGCACTCCTGATGAAATGCATACAAGAATTGCATCAGAAATTGCAAGAGTTGAGCAGAAATATGCGAACCCATTAACAGAAGAAGAAATTTTTGACGCGATTAAAAATTTTAAATACATCGTTCCTCAAGGAAGCCCGATGGCAGGTATTGGTAATCCTTTTCAAATTGCATCTTTATCTAATTGTTTTGTAATTGGTAACAATGGTGAATCTGATTCTTATGGAGGAATCATGAAAATTGACCAAGAGCAAGTTCAGTTAATGAAACGTAGAGGTGGTGTTGGTCACGATTTATCACACATTCGTCCAAAAGGATCTCCAGTAAAAAATTCAGCATTAACATCTACAGGTATTGTTCCTTTTATGGAGCGTTATTCTAACTCAACAAGAGAAGTTGCACAAGATGGTAGAAGAGGCGCTTTAATGTTGTCTGTTTCTATCAATCATCCAGATGCAGAAGATTTTATCGATGCAAAATTAGAGCAAGGTAAAGTTACAGGTGCAAATGTTTCTGTAAGAATTGATGATGCCTTTATGAAAGCTGTGAAGGCAGATGATAAGTACACACAAAAATATCCTATAAACAGTAAAAACCCTGTTTATACGAAAGAAATAGAAGCGAATAAAATTTGGAGTAAAATTGTACATAATGCATGGAAATCTGCAGAACCAGGAATTTTATTCTGGGATACAATTATTAATGAATCTGTGCCAGATTGTTATGCCGATTTAGGGTATAAAACGGTTTCGACAAACCCTTGTGGTGAGATTCCTTTATGTCCTTATGATTCTTGTCGTTTATTAGCAATGAACTTGTTTTCTTATGTAGAAAACCCGTTTACAGATAAAGCTGAATTCAATTTCGAGTTATTCAAAAAACATATTGCGATTGCTCAAAGAATGATGGATGACATTATTGACTTAGAGTTAGAAAAAATTGATGGAATTATTGCAAAGATAGATTCTGACCCAGAAGAAGATGATGTAAAAGCAACGGAAAGAAATCTTTGGGCTAATATTAAACATAAAGCTAACGAAGGAAGAAGAACTGGTATTGGTATTACTGCAGAAGGAGATATGTTAGCTGCTTTAGGAATTCGTTACGGAAGTGAAGAAGGAAATACTTTTTCTACAGAAGTGCATAAAGTATTAGGTATAGAAACGTATAGAGCGTCTGTAAACTTAGCAAAAGAAAGAGGTGCGTTTGCAATTTTTGATGCAGATAGAGAAAAGAATAACCCGTTTATTTTAAGAATAAAAAAAGCAGATCCTGAACTGTATTATGAAATGTTAGAGCATGGGCGTAGAAATATTGCTTTGTTAACAATTGCGCCTACAGGAACTACAAGTTTAATGACGCAAACTTCATCTGGTATTGAGCCAGTATTTATGCCAGTTTACAAGCGTAGAAAAAAAGTGAATCCTAATGATAAAGGAACAAGAGTAGATTTTGTTGATGAATTAGGAGATTCTTGGGAAGAATATGTTGTTTTTCATCACCGTTTTAAACAATGGATGGATGTAAATAATATTGATTCTAGCAAAAACTTTTCGCAAGAAGAAATTAATGAATTGGTAAAACAATCGCCTTATTATAAAGCTACTTCTAATGATATTGATTGGGATAGTAAAGTAAGAATGCAAGGAGCTATTCAGAAATGGGTAGATCATTCAATTAGTGTAACGGTTAATTTACCTAATGATGCAACAGAAGCTTTAGTTGGCGAATTGTATTTAAAAGCTTGGGAAGTTGGTTGTAAAGGAGTAACTGTTTATAGAGATGGTTCTCGTTCTGGAGTATTAATTTCTGCGGATGAAAAGAAAGACGAAACTAAAAAAGAACCAAAGGTTTTTCCTAATAAAAGACCACTAGTTTTAGAGGCAGATGTTGTTCGTTTTCAGAATAATAAAGAAAAATGGATTGCTTTTATTGGTTTGGTAGATGGTAAACCTTATGAGATTTTTACAGGTTTAGCAGATGATGAAGATGGGATTTTAATTCCTCGTTGGGCAGAAAGTGGTGTTATTATTAAAAGTAGAAATGAAGATGGATCGTCTCGTTACGATTTTCAATATGAAAATAAAAGAGGTTACAAAACGACGATTGAAGGTTTGTCTCATAAATTTAATCCAGAATTTTGGAATTACGCAAAACTAATTTCTGGTACAATGCGTCATGGAATGCCTATTGATAAAACAATAGAACTAATTGGTAGTTTACAATTAGATAGTGCGTTTATCAATTCTTGGAAAAATGGTGTTGCTCGTGCATTAAAACGTTATGTAGAAGATGGTACAACAGCAAAAGGGCATACTTGTGATAACTGCGATTCTGTGAATTTAATTTATCAAGAAGGGTGTTTAACTTGTAAAGATTGTGGTTCTTCTAAATGCGGATAA
- a CDS encoding Fic family protein, whose translation MSSFELKKLPLVEDIETKKILKKLASSHRALAELKGVVSTIPNENILINTLGLQEAKDSSEIENIITTRDDIYKAELNLDGFKSLNAKEVQNYISALKIGFSLIKQKRILTNNDIIQIQSELEKNNAGFRKVPGTELKNALTGEVVYTPPQDYQIILNLMQNLEQFINNNSISDFDPLVKMAIIHFQFESIHPFYDGNGRTGRIINVLYLVMNDLLDLPILYLSGYIIKNKGDYYKLLQEVRITNNWENWIIYMLNAVEEISKETLVLIDKIKKLMSQYKTTLRGNYKFYSHELLNNLFKHPYTKIEFIEKDLGVSRITASKYLNQLAKDGLLKKEKLGTGNYYINEKLIEILKNK comes from the coding sequence ATGAGCAGTTTTGAACTTAAGAAATTACCACTTGTTGAAGATATTGAAACAAAAAAAATACTTAAGAAGTTAGCTTCTTCTCATAGAGCACTTGCTGAATTAAAAGGAGTCGTTTCAACAATTCCTAATGAAAATATATTAATAAATACTTTGGGACTACAAGAAGCAAAAGACAGTTCTGAAATTGAAAATATAATAACTACTCGAGATGATATCTATAAAGCTGAACTAAATTTAGATGGTTTTAAATCATTGAATGCCAAAGAAGTTCAAAACTACATCTCTGCATTAAAAATTGGTTTTTCTTTAATTAAACAAAAAAGAATATTAACGAATAATGATATTATTCAGATACAATCGGAATTAGAAAAAAATAATGCTGGATTTAGGAAAGTACCAGGAACCGAACTTAAAAATGCACTAACAGGAGAAGTCGTTTATACACCACCCCAAGACTACCAAATAATACTGAATCTAATGCAGAATTTAGAACAATTTATAAACAACAATTCTATTTCAGATTTTGACCCTTTAGTAAAAATGGCAATTATACATTTCCAATTTGAAAGTATTCATCCATTTTATGATGGAAACGGGAGAACAGGTAGAATAATCAATGTTTTATATTTGGTTATGAACGATTTATTAGACTTACCTATTTTATATTTAAGTGGTTACATAATTAAAAATAAAGGAGATTATTATAAATTATTACAAGAAGTTAGAATAACCAATAATTGGGAAAATTGGATTATTTATATGCTAAATGCAGTAGAAGAAATTTCAAAAGAAACACTTGTTCTCATAGATAAGATAAAAAAGTTAATGAGTCAATATAAAACAACATTAAGAGGGAATTATAAATTCTATAGCCACGAGTTACTAAATAACCTTTTCAAACACCCATACACAAAAATTGAGTTTATTGAAAAAGATTTAGGAGTATCACGAATCACTGCTTCAAAATATTTAAACCAACTAGCTAAAGATGGTTTACTGAAAAAAGAAAAACTAGGAACAGGTAATTATTATATCAACGAAAAATTAATAGAAATCCTAAAAAACAAATAA
- a CDS encoding protein kinase domain-containing protein, producing MNNNAAQNLLHLTLNSGWYVSKKIAKTDSQTGSFFSVCYLVEKDGETCFMKAFDFTKFLSISTPGTKVVDVMSDMITAYKYERDLSEHCKNKHVTKVSFVKVADEEMISGYAISIVPYLIFDLAEGDVRKKLHFSTELDYAWRLNSLHDIAVGLKQLHLVEVSHQDLKPSNILVFNTDCKIGDLGRSMCRDIDGPYNKEKFTGDFTYAPPEIMYGYFERNWLKRVFATDCYLLGSLVVFYFTGISMSALLRKHIPDNFSWEKWTGTFGEIVPYLENGFSNALNEFSSNIERKDLQPELRQLVEYLCNPFPEKRGHPKNINSIGNNYNMERFVTILDVLKRKAEIKVKSL from the coding sequence ATGAATAATAATGCAGCACAAAACTTATTACACTTAACCCTAAATAGTGGGTGGTATGTATCAAAAAAAATAGCAAAAACAGATAGTCAAACAGGTTCTTTTTTTTCAGTATGTTATTTAGTTGAAAAAGACGGTGAAACCTGTTTTATGAAAGCATTTGACTTTACAAAATTCTTATCTATTTCAACCCCTGGCACAAAAGTAGTTGATGTGATGAGTGATATGATAACTGCATATAAATATGAAAGAGATTTATCTGAGCACTGTAAAAACAAACACGTTACAAAAGTTTCTTTTGTAAAAGTTGCTGATGAAGAAATGATTTCTGGATATGCAATTTCAATTGTACCATATTTAATATTTGATTTGGCTGAAGGAGATGTTCGAAAAAAGCTACACTTTTCTACTGAATTGGATTATGCATGGCGATTAAATTCATTACATGATATTGCTGTAGGTTTAAAACAACTTCATTTAGTAGAAGTTTCACATCAAGATTTAAAGCCATCTAATATTCTTGTTTTTAATACAGATTGTAAGATTGGTGATCTTGGACGCTCAATGTGCCGAGATATTGATGGACCTTATAACAAAGAAAAATTTACTGGTGACTTTACTTATGCACCGCCTGAAATAATGTATGGTTATTTTGAAAGAAATTGGTTAAAAAGAGTTTTTGCTACAGATTGTTATCTTTTAGGCAGTTTAGTTGTATTTTACTTTACAGGAATTAGTATGTCTGCCCTTTTAAGAAAACATATACCTGATAATTTTAGTTGGGAAAAATGGACAGGCACATTTGGCGAAATAGTTCCTTATTTAGAAAATGGTTTTTCTAATGCTTTGAATGAATTCAGTTCAAATATTGAACGTAAAGATTTACAACCAGAATTAAGACAATTGGTAGAATACCTTTGCAACCCTTTTCCTGAAAAAAGGGGGCATCCGAAAAATATAAATTCAATTGGAAATAATTATAATATGGAACGTTTTGTAACAATATTAGATGTTTTAAAGAGAAAAGCAGAAATTAAAGTAAAATCATTGTAA
- a CDS encoding tetratricopeptide repeat protein → MANIFEDTDRRVIPNWRSFGKSVVLGELNSFQKEKTHTIDDYSIDEYIIDWKVNNTIIHASDLLSAAIINDKKENTEVKNAAKFILNNKNKSTFSQVSLAERILSKKSDIDLSTLINQVTLDNLPTFIKINSIQLKIKETKRSLSLYPYNPILYVELSRYYSILGQEKSSINAMKIAIHLGANNRFILRSATRLFVHYNNTDNEYLDYIHSILKKSPLTILDPWLLSAEISIATMRSRSSRFIKKGLSLINSNNISPFNFTELASSLGTIELLNGSNKKSKILFNKALISPNDNSLAQVEWASKKDLNINIDLNKFNVQMNYEAITLDSYHNSNYDNALQNAAKWFIDMPFSIKPILFGSNLASTILKDHKKSISFLNAGLVSHPNDPQLINNLAYAFSMDNRPDEALLELNKVKNHKIGDSTKACLTATKGLAYFRSGLPEQGRRLYLDAIEQTNSSKNKNLNWIAILNYAREEIILKSEFVEPIMNAVNKIPDNYKNIEINVLKNDIIKEYKKLKE, encoded by the coding sequence ATGGCTAATATTTTTGAAGATACGGACAGAAGAGTTATTCCTAACTGGAGAAGTTTTGGAAAAAGTGTTGTTTTGGGAGAATTAAACTCATTTCAAAAAGAGAAAACTCATACAATAGATGATTATAGTATAGATGAGTACATAATTGATTGGAAAGTTAATAATACAATAATACACGCTTCTGATTTATTAAGTGCCGCAATTATAAATGATAAAAAGGAAAATACAGAAGTTAAAAATGCAGCAAAATTTATCTTAAATAATAAGAATAAATCAACATTTTCTCAAGTATCTCTTGCAGAAAGAATACTAAGTAAAAAATCCGATATAGATTTATCTACATTAATTAATCAGGTAACATTAGACAATTTGCCTACATTTATTAAAATAAATTCCATTCAATTAAAAATTAAAGAAACAAAAAGAAGCCTATCTCTTTACCCTTATAATCCTATTTTATATGTTGAACTTTCTAGATATTATTCAATATTAGGTCAAGAAAAAAGCTCAATAAACGCAATGAAAATTGCTATTCATCTTGGCGCAAATAATAGGTTTATTTTAAGAAGTGCTACAAGATTATTTGTGCACTATAACAATACTGATAACGAATATTTAGACTATATACATTCTATACTAAAAAAATCGCCACTAACTATATTAGACCCTTGGTTATTATCCGCAGAAATTTCAATTGCAACAATGAGAAGTAGGTCGTCTCGTTTTATTAAAAAAGGACTATCTCTTATTAATTCAAACAATATTTCCCCTTTTAACTTTACAGAATTAGCCAGTTCTTTAGGTACAATTGAATTATTAAATGGTAGCAATAAAAAAAGTAAAATACTATTTAATAAAGCATTAATAAGTCCAAATGATAATTCCCTTGCTCAAGTAGAGTGGGCATCAAAAAAAGATTTAAATATCAACATCGACCTAAATAAATTTAATGTTCAAATGAATTATGAGGCAATCACTTTGGACAGTTACCATAATTCTAACTATGATAATGCTCTACAAAATGCCGCCAAATGGTTTATTGACATGCCATTTTCAATAAAACCAATTTTATTTGGCTCAAATTTAGCAAGTACAATTTTAAAGGACCATAAAAAGTCAATCTCATTTTTGAATGCAGGTTTAGTTAGCCACCCAAATGACCCCCAATTAATAAATAATCTTGCATATGCTTTTTCAATGGATAACAGACCAGATGAAGCTTTGTTAGAATTAAATAAAGTCAAGAACCATAAAATTGGAGACTCCACAAAAGCCTGTTTAACAGCCACCAAAGGTTTAGCATATTTTAGAAGCGGATTACCTGAGCAAGGTAGAAGGTTATATCTTGATGCTATAGAACAAACTAATTCATCAAAAAACAAAAACTTAAATTGGATTGCTATATTGAATTATGCTAGAGAAGAAATTATCCTAAAATCTGAATTTGTAGAACCAATAATGAATGCTGTAAATAAAATCCCTGACAATTATAAA